A single region of the Sandaracinaceae bacterium genome encodes:
- the brxD gene encoding BREX system ATP-binding protein BrxD, giving the protein MSGPSPLKRREVIDALRVGAVPERGLETFAVGMDRFERAIDEELDSAAAGAGKFKAVRGEYGTGKTFFSRWLEHRARQRGFATANVQISESETPLHRMETVYRRAVENLQTAEWSEGAFRSLIDKWFYSLEDEVLAGGSVDVSDADAIAKAVGELLEQRLASVSATQPQFAAALRRAHTARVKGEHAIAEGLIAWLMGQPNVGADIKRSAGLKGELDHYGASGFIRGLLEVLRQTGRRGLVLVLDEVETIQRVRADSREKSLNALRQLIDELIAGTYPGLYVLITGTPQFFDGPQGVKRAPALAQRLHTEFGKDPRFDSARAVQLRLLPFTEERMMEVGRRVVTLYPTHEEERVRGTVNDKVLESLSRGVTGKLGGNVGVAPRIFLKRVVDVLDRVEEHPDFVPARDYELVVNAEELHDEERVAAGITRSVDDIELDLG; this is encoded by the coding sequence ATGAGTGGTCCGAGTCCGCTGAAGCGGCGCGAGGTCATCGACGCGCTCCGTGTGGGTGCGGTGCCGGAGCGCGGGCTCGAGACCTTCGCCGTAGGCATGGACCGCTTCGAGCGCGCCATCGACGAGGAGCTCGACAGCGCGGCCGCCGGCGCCGGGAAGTTCAAGGCGGTGCGCGGCGAGTACGGCACCGGCAAGACCTTCTTCTCGCGCTGGCTCGAGCACCGCGCGCGGCAGCGCGGCTTCGCGACGGCGAACGTCCAGATCTCGGAGAGCGAGACGCCGCTCCACCGCATGGAGACGGTGTACCGGCGCGCGGTGGAGAACCTCCAGACCGCCGAGTGGTCGGAGGGCGCGTTCCGCTCGCTGATCGACAAGTGGTTCTACTCGCTCGAAGACGAAGTCCTGGCGGGTGGCTCGGTGGACGTCTCCGACGCGGACGCCATCGCCAAGGCGGTGGGCGAGCTGCTCGAGCAACGGCTCGCGTCCGTGAGCGCGACGCAGCCACAGTTCGCGGCGGCGCTACGGCGGGCGCATACGGCGCGCGTGAAGGGCGAGCACGCCATCGCCGAGGGGCTCATCGCCTGGCTCATGGGGCAGCCCAACGTGGGCGCGGACATCAAGCGCAGCGCCGGCCTCAAGGGCGAGCTGGATCACTACGGCGCCTCGGGCTTCATCCGCGGCTTGCTGGAGGTGCTTCGGCAGACCGGGCGGCGTGGGCTAGTGCTGGTGCTGGACGAGGTGGAGACCATCCAGCGCGTGCGCGCGGACAGTCGCGAGAAGAGCCTGAACGCGCTCCGGCAGCTCATCGACGAGCTCATCGCCGGAACCTACCCCGGCCTGTACGTGCTCATCACCGGCACGCCGCAGTTCTTCGACGGGCCGCAGGGCGTGAAGCGCGCGCCGGCGCTCGCACAGCGACTGCACACGGAGTTCGGCAAGGACCCGCGCTTCGACAGCGCGCGGGCCGTGCAGCTCCGCCTCCTCCCGTTCACCGAGGAGCGGATGATGGAGGTCGGTCGACGCGTGGTGACGCTCTACCCAACTCACGAGGAGGAGCGCGTGCGCGGCACCGTAAACGACAAGGTGCTGGAGAGCCTCTCCCGCGGGGTCACCGGAAAGCTCGGCGGCAACGTCGGCGTCGCGCCGCGGATCTTCCTGAAGCGTGTGGTGGACGTGCTCGACCGCGTCGAGGAGCACCCCGACTTCGTGCCCGCGCGGGACTACGAACTCGTCGTGAACGCGGAGGAGCTGCACGATGAAGAGCGCGTGGCCGCCGGCATCACGCGGAGCGTGGACGACATCGAGCTGGACCTGGGCTGA
- a CDS encoding DEAD/DEAH box helicase — MSGGGNGGDAFDRLSGALQYQIVNTLGWPALRPVQLHTIDAVLGGENCVVLAPTAGGKTEASFFPVLSAMDDEDWRPVSVIYLSPIRALLNNQEERVSYYAGLIGRRAFKWHGDVTASARKKFLADPADILLTTPESLEAMMMGTKVPTRELFAGLRAVIVDEIHAFADDDRGAHLSAVLERLSRYCGRDVQRIGLSATVGNPDAILRWVQGSSKRPGRIVNPGGAKKTPDISLDYVGSMENAAVMVERLHPGRKRLVFVDSRRQAEQLGKLLSDRDVLTYVTHGSLSVTERRDAERAFHEGSDCVIVATSALELGIDVGDLDHVLQIDSPPSVASFLQRMGRTGRRSETRPNCTFLCTKDSSVLQAAAIIQLNAEGFVEPVKPHRRAAHIYAHQIMALSIQLGGVPPGDIDAWLNGATAFIDLSAEERASVIEHMLTEEILALRGGRYHLGPAGEKPYGSGNFRNLYAVFDAPRLIHVRWDTRDIGTVDAKFLMTLCSEDTPATFTLAARAWVVAHVDWERGVCIVRPALEGRAARWAGSPQHLSYELCQAMKRILMDVEVDPTWSSRAQNVLATQRAEHGFLVDGPLSMIEGSDEITLWTFAGGAANVLLARMIEKELGEKVISRNTSLTLKGDAGKSAAAVHAAFDAWRAEGRPTEGDARVHAEGAVRGRVSKFQLCLPEALLLDLLVNAAVDVEGARKVVEPCRA, encoded by the coding sequence ATGAGCGGTGGCGGCAACGGAGGGGACGCGTTCGATCGCCTGAGCGGCGCGCTCCAATACCAAATCGTGAACACCCTCGGGTGGCCTGCCCTGCGACCAGTGCAGCTCCACACCATCGACGCCGTCCTCGGCGGCGAGAACTGCGTCGTCCTCGCGCCCACCGCCGGCGGCAAGACCGAGGCGTCCTTCTTCCCCGTCCTCTCCGCGATGGACGACGAGGATTGGCGCCCCGTCTCCGTCATCTACCTCTCGCCCATTCGAGCGCTGTTGAACAACCAGGAGGAGCGCGTCAGCTACTACGCTGGGCTCATCGGACGCAGAGCGTTCAAGTGGCACGGCGACGTCACGGCCAGCGCGCGGAAGAAGTTCCTCGCCGACCCGGCCGACATCCTGCTCACCACCCCGGAGTCACTCGAGGCGATGATGATGGGGACGAAGGTCCCCACGCGAGAGCTCTTCGCCGGACTGCGCGCCGTCATCGTGGACGAGATCCACGCCTTCGCAGACGACGACCGCGGCGCGCATCTGAGCGCCGTGCTGGAGCGCCTGAGCCGCTACTGCGGGCGCGACGTCCAGCGCATCGGCCTCTCTGCCACCGTCGGCAACCCAGACGCCATCCTGCGCTGGGTGCAGGGCAGCTCGAAGCGGCCGGGGCGCATCGTGAACCCCGGCGGCGCCAAGAAGACCCCCGACATCTCGCTCGACTACGTGGGCTCCATGGAGAACGCCGCCGTCATGGTCGAGCGCCTCCATCCCGGGCGAAAGCGCCTCGTCTTCGTCGACTCGCGGCGACAGGCCGAGCAGCTCGGCAAGCTCCTGAGCGATCGTGACGTCCTCACCTACGTCACCCACGGCTCCCTCAGCGTCACCGAGCGCCGCGACGCCGAGCGCGCCTTCCACGAAGGGAGCGACTGCGTCATCGTCGCCACCAGCGCGCTCGAGCTTGGCATCGACGTCGGCGACCTCGACCACGTCCTCCAGATCGACAGCCCACCGAGCGTCGCAAGCTTCCTCCAGCGCATGGGCCGCACCGGCCGCCGCAGCGAAACCCGGCCCAACTGCACCTTCCTGTGCACCAAAGACTCGAGCGTCCTACAGGCGGCCGCGATCATCCAGCTCAACGCCGAGGGCTTCGTCGAGCCCGTGAAGCCGCATCGCCGCGCCGCGCACATCTACGCGCATCAGATCATGGCGCTCTCCATCCAGCTCGGCGGCGTGCCCCCTGGAGACATCGACGCCTGGCTGAACGGCGCCACCGCCTTCATCGACCTCAGCGCGGAAGAGCGTGCCAGCGTCATCGAGCACATGCTGACCGAAGAGATCCTCGCCCTCCGCGGCGGTCGCTACCACCTCGGCCCCGCTGGCGAGAAGCCCTATGGCAGCGGCAACTTCCGTAACCTCTACGCCGTCTTCGACGCCCCCCGGCTGATCCACGTCCGCTGGGACACCCGCGACATCGGCACCGTGGACGCCAAGTTCCTCATGACGCTCTGCTCGGAGGACACCCCCGCTACCTTCACCCTCGCCGCGCGCGCGTGGGTCGTCGCGCACGTCGACTGGGAGCGCGGCGTGTGCATCGTCCGCCCCGCCCTTGAGGGCAGAGCCGCCCGCTGGGCCGGCAGCCCCCAGCACCTCAGCTACGAACTCTGCCAGGCCATGAAGCGCATCCTCATGGACGTCGAAGTCGACCCCACGTGGTCCTCCCGCGCCCAGAACGTCCTCGCCACCCAGCGCGCGGAGCACGGCTTCCTCGTCGACGGCCCCCTCAGCATGATCGAGGGCAGCGACGAGATCACCCTCTGGACCTTCGCCGGGGGCGCCGCCAACGTCCTGCTCGCGCGGATGATCGAGAAGGAGCTGGGCGAGAAAGTCATCTCCCGCAACACCTCGCTGACCCTCAAAGGCGACGCCGGCAAGAGCGCCGCCGCCGTCCACGCGGCGTTCGATGCCTGGCGCGCCGAGGGTCGGCCAACAGAAGGGGACGCGCGCGTCCACGCCGAAGGCGCCGTGCGCGGGCGCGTGTCGAAGTTCCAGTTGTGCCTGCCAGAGGCGCTGCTGTTGGACCTGCTGGTGAACGCGGCGGTGGACGTGGAGGGGGCGAGGAAGGTGGTGGAACCGTGTCGAGCATGA
- a CDS encoding glycosyltransferase family 2 protein: protein MRVAVVIPTCDRPDLLPRALASVAGQRRPPDEVIIVNDGVRPVDAPGARVVRSGPYAGPGAARNVGADATRADVIAFLDDDDEWLHDYLSSVLPTLDSADLALTSFIKEGSGGERVFEKVPPTTLHGADWVIRNQGLRGSNVVVRGDTFRRLGGFDELLSCGEDMDFAIRAAEARVSYRRVAEPLVVYHAHDGARLTSRGPRHRQAHRTWLAAQGDRLGPDQVAAYRARTQELFGVDPGPPPSLVWILGPPGAGKTTWAKGHARGTDRVMDVDEILFWRDGADLGVRTAKRHLASMVRSVEEQRPVGDRRLFVTAAYLDPEDLGVLGSREHVIGIVPARTQWIARIERRDGYVHAAHAEEHTKWATRWGIGARAADAVGEAGA, encoded by the coding sequence ATGAGAGTCGCCGTCGTCATTCCGACATGCGATCGGCCCGACCTTCTGCCGCGCGCTCTCGCGAGTGTCGCGGGCCAGCGACGCCCACCAGATGAGGTCATCATCGTCAACGACGGAGTCCGTCCGGTTGATGCGCCCGGAGCCCGCGTGGTTCGGTCCGGGCCCTACGCTGGGCCGGGCGCCGCGCGGAACGTTGGCGCGGACGCTACGCGGGCGGACGTCATCGCGTTCCTCGACGATGATGACGAATGGCTCCATGACTACCTATCGTCCGTGTTGCCGACGTTGGATTCGGCGGACCTCGCGCTGACGTCGTTCATCAAGGAGGGCTCGGGTGGCGAGCGCGTGTTCGAGAAGGTGCCGCCGACGACGCTCCACGGCGCCGACTGGGTCATTCGGAACCAGGGCCTTCGTGGCTCGAACGTGGTGGTTCGCGGCGACACCTTTCGCCGACTTGGTGGGTTCGACGAGCTGCTGTCGTGTGGGGAGGACATGGACTTCGCCATACGGGCCGCAGAGGCGCGTGTGAGTTACCGTCGCGTCGCGGAACCTCTCGTCGTCTATCACGCTCATGATGGCGCGCGCCTGACGTCCCGGGGCCCCAGGCACAGGCAGGCCCATCGAACATGGCTCGCGGCCCAGGGCGACCGACTCGGACCTGATCAGGTCGCAGCATACCGCGCTCGCACGCAGGAACTATTTGGCGTGGACCCGGGGCCTCCGCCCTCGCTCGTGTGGATACTGGGGCCGCCAGGAGCCGGGAAGACCACGTGGGCGAAAGGCCACGCCCGCGGCACGGATCGGGTGATGGACGTCGACGAGATCCTGTTTTGGAGGGATGGGGCGGACCTCGGAGTGCGCACCGCCAAGAGGCACCTCGCGTCGATGGTGCGGAGCGTCGAGGAGCAGCGTCCCGTCGGCGACCGTCGGCTCTTCGTCACGGCGGCCTACCTCGACCCCGAGGACCTGGGCGTGTTGGGGTCTCGAGAACACGTGATTGGAATCGTTCCTGCGCGCACCCAGTGGATCGCACGCATCGAACGGAGGGACGGCTACGTGCATGCCGCCCACGCCGAAGAGCACACCAAGTGGGCAACTCGGTGGGGGATCGGGGCGCGTGCGGCCGACGCGGTGGGGGAGGCAGGGGCGTGA
- a CDS encoding M20/M25/M40 family metallo-hydrolase, whose translation MLTAFDTSPGGDGHARCVDWLGEQLRSLGFWVRVVGGGPQPPLIVARRNGTGLDGHVAMYGHYDVAKVERADAWRHPPRECTLADGRLYGVGVADNKGPLAARLATFEMGMRTPEISWFIQGEEETGSSVARVHLPALMGDLQPAIWLDETGYHDGADGTLRLLARLAGVGGSSEPPDRALHDLMIRLESLARECGVSARHECRPLNKNEVAGGCPFQASLPSGARYLAIGVNDSSSSIHGANESIPTWTIPLHAAELESIFEWAHQHGACVPG comes from the coding sequence GTGCTGACGGCGTTCGACACGAGCCCTGGTGGTGACGGACACGCTCGATGTGTCGATTGGCTCGGCGAACAGCTTCGTTCTCTCGGCTTTTGGGTTCGAGTCGTAGGGGGCGGTCCGCAACCGCCTCTCATCGTGGCCCGGCGGAACGGTACCGGCCTGGACGGTCATGTGGCGATGTACGGCCACTATGACGTCGCGAAGGTCGAACGGGCAGACGCGTGGCGCCACCCTCCACGCGAATGCACGTTGGCGGACGGCCGGCTCTACGGGGTCGGTGTCGCCGACAACAAGGGTCCGCTTGCGGCGAGGCTCGCGACGTTCGAGATGGGCATGCGCACACCCGAGATCTCGTGGTTCATCCAAGGGGAAGAGGAGACCGGGTCGAGCGTCGCTCGCGTGCACCTTCCTGCACTCATGGGTGACCTGCAGCCAGCGATCTGGCTGGACGAGACCGGCTACCACGATGGCGCCGACGGTACTCTCAGGCTCCTCGCGCGCTTGGCCGGGGTTGGCGGATCGAGCGAACCGCCGGACCGTGCGCTGCACGATCTGATGATTCGGTTGGAGAGTCTGGCGCGCGAGTGCGGCGTATCCGCGCGACACGAGTGCCGCCCGCTCAACAAGAACGAGGTCGCGGGGGGCTGTCCGTTCCAGGCCTCACTCCCATCCGGCGCGCGCTACCTCGCGATCGGGGTCAACGACTCCTCGTCCAGCATCCATGGAGCGAATGAATCCATTCCGACCTGGACGATCCCGCTTCACGCGGCGGAGCTCGAGAGCATCTTCGAATGGGCGCATCAGCACGGTGCGTGTGTGCCGGGATGA
- the pglZ gene encoding BREX-2 system phosphatase PglZ: protein MSADATAAGLVVPVVSRQDLAEDLKRLYESPREHHLFAYYGTGSEDAVDLPNAARVTVVPVRSELELRMKLPLLDDDARVAFLVPFKGEVPLDLQARFALNGRVRRIRADARLRRIFGVKDLDDEVHGSALAQYLLDQGAPTMAVRENVSRLTPAGMWDAYFQHTWRVTWAGDPTAAAALGWAVRDGHGPAFAKAMAEGLGAAAREEWLGYLEVRLPALGRTLWETWERGEAEKLLTYGMVLEPFAETFAAAADEADAGGSGGNGTNSATLTKPEVTWTRMTLKAEFGVEDPASAFRLAARLARATDGALRYASTRDSERDTAWLRTLLAAADAIAADPALAHGVSQSRRLPRAWAKRLDTLGAALESAAKSASAAQKRGPDASRSGLEAADVEAVHRALRGLEEHHAYLHAKGVVQRAEMAARLVAWLAARPELERLGGLTPSSDAEALARWYADEGGYVDRARRYARGPAVDALGRGAQAVVAVADGAREELDRRFAEGLAAWLEAGKRSTQLVPIESALDSVAVPFLQANEEHRLLVLLMDGMAWAQAVELLESLGEQGSAWGPLAWHRLKSGRLGEGFYPSVIASQPTLTNVSRAAFFAGKPIDDGKLPPTDLDVRRFRDHKGIGKFFEGADTPTLLLRSDGHTPGGSASEAALNLVADPNARVVGIVINAIDSSLKGDAQQVQRWDVKAFRSLEDLLTKARDARRSILLASDHGHVPSDRLTSMPRSTDGGARWRQWGGPSDELAEGEILLRGKHVWTPKGAEGVVLLTDDAKRYGGSATAGEHGGATLAEVVAPCVLIGASVNADEAEGPDAATRVMGAHAPSWWLFDVRDKVRPSSVPPPPVDKSKKKRGAKAPEGQLSLVGVVPPEPPPPAAAQTAPADDALRAVRALGQSEEFRARAKGEDEAKLLRAVDFLIAQNGAARAAAFASALGELPFRVGGVVSRMQGVLNVDGYAVLRFDRQNDQVYLDRNKLNELFEVNV from the coding sequence ATGAGCGCGGACGCGACAGCGGCCGGCCTGGTCGTGCCCGTCGTGAGCCGGCAGGACCTCGCGGAGGACTTGAAGCGCCTCTATGAAAGCCCGCGGGAACACCACCTCTTCGCCTACTACGGCACGGGCAGCGAGGACGCGGTGGACCTCCCCAACGCGGCTCGCGTCACGGTGGTCCCGGTGCGGAGCGAGCTCGAGCTGCGGATGAAGCTGCCGCTCCTCGATGACGACGCGCGGGTGGCGTTCCTGGTGCCCTTCAAGGGCGAGGTCCCGCTGGACCTCCAGGCCCGCTTCGCGCTGAACGGGCGCGTGCGGCGGATCCGGGCGGATGCGCGGCTCCGCCGCATCTTCGGCGTGAAGGATCTGGACGACGAAGTGCACGGCAGCGCGCTCGCGCAGTACCTGCTGGACCAGGGCGCGCCAACGATGGCGGTGCGCGAGAACGTCTCGCGCCTCACGCCCGCCGGCATGTGGGACGCGTACTTCCAGCACACGTGGCGGGTGACCTGGGCGGGTGATCCCACCGCCGCGGCCGCGCTCGGTTGGGCCGTGCGCGACGGTCACGGCCCCGCGTTCGCGAAGGCGATGGCCGAGGGGCTGGGCGCGGCCGCGCGCGAGGAGTGGCTCGGCTACCTGGAGGTGCGGCTGCCGGCCCTCGGCCGGACGCTCTGGGAGACCTGGGAGCGCGGCGAGGCCGAGAAGCTACTCACCTACGGCATGGTGCTCGAGCCCTTCGCGGAGACGTTCGCGGCGGCCGCGGACGAGGCGGACGCTGGCGGCAGCGGCGGCAACGGCACCAACAGCGCCACCCTGACGAAGCCCGAGGTCACCTGGACGCGCATGACGTTGAAGGCCGAGTTCGGGGTCGAGGATCCGGCCTCGGCGTTCAGGCTCGCCGCGCGCCTCGCGCGGGCCACCGACGGTGCGCTCCGCTACGCGAGCACGCGCGACTCGGAGCGCGACACGGCGTGGCTCCGCACACTGCTGGCCGCGGCGGACGCGATCGCGGCGGATCCGGCGCTCGCGCACGGCGTGTCCCAGAGCCGGCGCCTCCCCCGGGCATGGGCGAAGCGCCTCGACACGCTCGGCGCGGCGCTGGAGTCCGCAGCGAAGTCGGCCAGCGCCGCGCAGAAGCGCGGACCGGACGCCAGCCGCTCGGGGCTCGAGGCGGCCGATGTCGAGGCCGTCCACCGCGCGCTCCGTGGGCTGGAAGAGCATCACGCCTACTTGCACGCGAAGGGCGTCGTGCAGCGCGCGGAGATGGCGGCGCGGCTCGTGGCGTGGTTGGCGGCGCGCCCGGAGCTGGAGCGGCTCGGCGGGCTGACGCCCTCCTCGGACGCCGAAGCGTTGGCGCGTTGGTACGCGGACGAGGGCGGCTACGTGGACCGCGCGCGGCGCTACGCCCGTGGGCCGGCGGTGGACGCGCTGGGGCGCGGAGCCCAGGCCGTCGTCGCGGTGGCCGACGGCGCGCGCGAGGAGCTCGACCGGCGCTTCGCCGAGGGGCTCGCCGCGTGGCTCGAGGCAGGGAAGCGGTCCACGCAGCTCGTGCCGATCGAGAGCGCGCTGGACAGCGTGGCCGTGCCGTTCTTGCAGGCGAACGAGGAGCATCGCCTCTTGGTGTTGCTCATGGATGGGATGGCCTGGGCGCAGGCGGTGGAGCTCCTGGAGTCGCTCGGTGAGCAGGGCTCCGCCTGGGGTCCGCTGGCGTGGCATCGGCTGAAGAGCGGTCGACTGGGCGAGGGCTTCTACCCGTCCGTCATTGCGTCGCAGCCGACGCTGACGAACGTGAGCCGCGCGGCGTTCTTCGCGGGGAAGCCGATCGACGACGGAAAGCTCCCCCCGACGGATCTCGACGTGCGCCGGTTCCGGGACCACAAGGGAATCGGCAAGTTCTTCGAGGGCGCCGACACGCCGACGCTGCTCTTGCGGAGCGACGGGCACACCCCGGGCGGTTCGGCCTCCGAGGCCGCGCTGAACCTCGTGGCGGACCCGAACGCCCGGGTGGTGGGCATCGTCATCAACGCCATCGACTCCTCGCTGAAGGGCGACGCCCAGCAGGTGCAGCGGTGGGACGTGAAGGCGTTCCGCTCGCTCGAGGATCTGCTCACCAAGGCGCGCGACGCGCGCCGGAGCATCCTCCTGGCGAGCGACCACGGTCACGTGCCGAGCGACCGGCTGACGTCCATGCCCCGCTCCACCGACGGCGGCGCGCGTTGGCGGCAGTGGGGCGGTCCGAGCGACGAGCTGGCCGAGGGCGAGATCCTTTTGCGCGGCAAGCACGTGTGGACGCCGAAGGGCGCCGAGGGCGTGGTGCTGCTCACGGACGACGCCAAGCGCTACGGCGGCTCCGCGACGGCGGGCGAGCACGGCGGCGCCACGCTGGCGGAGGTCGTCGCGCCCTGCGTGCTCATCGGCGCGAGCGTGAACGCGGACGAGGCCGAGGGCCCGGACGCGGCCACCCGCGTGATGGGCGCGCACGCACCCTCGTGGTGGCTCTTCGACGTGCGCGACAAGGTGCGCCCCTCGAGCGTGCCGCCGCCCCCGGTGGACAAGAGCAAGAAGAAGCGGGGCGCCAAGGCGCCGGAGGGGCAGCTCTCGCTGGTTGGGGTCGTCCCGCCCGAGCCGCCGCCCCCGGCTGCGGCTCAAACGGCGCCGGCCGACGATGCGCTCCGCGCGGTGCGCGCGCTGGGGCAATCCGAGGAGTTCCGCGCGCGGGCCAAGGGCGAGGACGAGGCCAAGTTGCTGCGCGCGGTGGACTTCCTGATCGCCCAGAACGGCGCGGCGCGCGCGGCGGCGTTCGCGTCCGCCCTCGGGGAGCTGCCCTTCCGAGTCGGCGGCGTCGTCTCGCGGATGCAGGGCGTGCTCAACGTGGACGGCTACGCCGTGCTCCGCTTCGACCGTCAGAACGACCAGGTCTACCTGGACCGCAACAAGCTGAACGAGCTCTTCGAGGTGAATGTATGA
- a CDS encoding arylamine N-acetyltransferase yields MTLLSGGRVDAYLSRLRTTDIQHDGHGLMRLHAAHLMAVPYHNLRGLGQELGEPAPLEEAVDDAIAGVGGSSDRTTVPFTLLLQSLGFDARLVSAQVKEPNDHVVCVVTVGGRRFLCDVGNGWPCLRPWVLDADVQEQQHQGQRFRFVPRSPRGPELLRVLPDGTTRTACVVDAALRLHGGAPLGGASHTLRATSVRTDVVLSLSGLTYRRDTRFGRFERRVCGREGLEALLVGPFGLPLALVGRALDHVARWRPDLLVRPRWFALGCGEIGQSAGLPVPPRRVVPDVLITLATVGREASVSRLLDSLDAEVRESGYPGRVGALIVDNHDAPRAATTVSKGGTTHYRIPITNLRATLDEAAAAGAIPAWRDGSPAPIGVARTAQLAALRAHLEVPLVGLPHPTNHPTVVWMVDDDVAFCQLGADGEPRRRTNLLYRAARYWAEMPQHAVVLGTFTGDPPVPGLDCLEGQLSDLVACVRGLLAVGPYGSWQPPPTPAPVFDAYYDLTESERPGSRTTWPYAAHQVGEPARAVALRLLLDIPRLLDGQQLTRPLTWDGDDADPRPSMRRGGNALFLDLDALFRWPTPVLTTSDGVTTRRADTIWAALAAADDPTAVVEATLPLLHGREGQRAELGTDPSVDAALHSAAQLRGVVLARAVAGRRSIPQELAARERKVSAHRARVRRRLVDLGQWVREFLAWHCEDIDEAIEPALRALHELGRRTEREIPAGDPAELEAFVRDLPASTEAWRGIW; encoded by the coding sequence GTGACGCTTCTCTCTGGAGGCCGAGTCGACGCGTACTTGTCGCGTCTGCGGACCACCGACATCCAGCACGACGGCCATGGGCTGATGCGCCTGCACGCCGCGCACCTCATGGCAGTGCCCTATCACAACCTTCGAGGGCTCGGGCAGGAGCTCGGAGAGCCCGCCCCGCTAGAGGAGGCGGTCGACGATGCGATCGCCGGAGTTGGGGGATCATCCGACCGGACGACGGTCCCATTCACGTTGCTGCTTCAGAGCTTGGGCTTCGACGCCCGGCTGGTGAGCGCGCAGGTGAAGGAGCCAAACGATCACGTGGTGTGCGTCGTCACTGTCGGGGGTCGTCGCTTCCTCTGTGATGTCGGCAACGGTTGGCCGTGTCTTCGCCCCTGGGTCCTGGACGCCGATGTCCAAGAGCAGCAGCACCAAGGCCAGAGATTTCGTTTCGTCCCGAGGAGTCCGCGAGGGCCGGAGTTGCTGCGCGTGTTGCCTGATGGGACCACCAGGACAGCGTGCGTGGTGGATGCGGCGCTTCGGCTGCATGGTGGAGCTCCGCTCGGAGGAGCGTCCCATACGCTGCGGGCGACGTCCGTTCGTACCGATGTGGTCCTCAGCTTGTCTGGACTGACCTACCGGAGGGATACGCGGTTCGGTCGGTTCGAGCGTAGGGTCTGCGGCCGCGAGGGTCTCGAGGCACTCCTCGTGGGTCCTTTCGGTCTGCCCTTGGCGCTGGTGGGTCGGGCGCTGGATCACGTGGCTCGCTGGCGTCCAGACCTGCTCGTTCGGCCACGGTGGTTCGCGCTGGGTTGTGGGGAGATCGGCCAGAGCGCGGGCCTTCCCGTACCGCCACGACGGGTCGTTCCCGACGTGCTGATCACGCTGGCAACCGTGGGTCGCGAGGCGTCTGTTTCGCGATTGTTGGACTCCCTGGATGCCGAGGTCCGGGAGTCTGGTTACCCCGGACGAGTCGGTGCCCTCATCGTCGACAACCACGATGCGCCACGAGCCGCGACGACCGTCTCCAAGGGCGGAACCACGCACTACCGAATTCCCATCACCAACTTGCGGGCTACGTTGGACGAAGCTGCCGCTGCCGGAGCGATCCCGGCCTGGCGGGACGGATCGCCCGCGCCCATCGGGGTGGCGCGCACCGCGCAACTCGCCGCCCTCCGCGCGCATCTCGAGGTGCCTCTGGTCGGCCTCCCCCACCCGACGAACCATCCCACGGTGGTGTGGATGGTGGATGACGACGTTGCGTTCTGTCAGCTCGGAGCCGACGGTGAGCCGCGGCGGCGCACGAACCTTTTGTACCGTGCGGCCAGGTACTGGGCCGAAATGCCGCAGCACGCCGTTGTTCTCGGAACGTTCACCGGTGACCCTCCAGTGCCCGGGTTGGACTGTCTGGAAGGACAGCTCTCGGACCTCGTTGCGTGCGTGCGGGGCTTGTTGGCTGTGGGGCCATATGGCTCATGGCAGCCGCCCCCCACTCCCGCGCCAGTCTTCGACGCGTACTACGACCTTACCGAGTCCGAGCGTCCTGGCTCGCGGACGACCTGGCCCTACGCCGCGCACCAAGTTGGTGAGCCTGCGCGAGCGGTTGCGCTTCGACTCCTGCTGGACATCCCACGACTGCTCGACGGTCAACAGCTGACTCGCCCCCTGACCTGGGATGGGGACGACGCAGACCCCAGGCCCTCGATGCGACGAGGTGGAAACGCGTTGTTCCTCGACCTCGACGCCTTGTTCCGTTGGCCGACACCGGTACTGACGACCAGCGACGGTGTGACCACGCGTCGGGCCGACACGATCTGGGCGGCGCTCGCAGCGGCAGATGACCCCACGGCCGTGGTGGAGGCGACGCTCCCTCTTCTTCATGGCCGTGAAGGGCAGCGTGCAGAACTCGGCACGGACCCGTCGGTCGACGCCGCGCTGCATTCCGCGGCGCAGCTACGGGGAGTCGTTCTCGCGCGGGCAGTTGCTGGGCGACGCTCGATCCCACAAGAGCTTGCGGCCCGTGAACGCAAGGTCTCCGCACACCGTGCCCGAGTGCGGCGTCGTCTGGTCGATCTGGGTCAGTGGGTTAGGGAGTTCCTCGCGTGGCATTGCGAAGACATCGACGAGGCCATCGAGCCGGCGTTGAGGGCGCTCCACGAGCTCGGGCGTCGCACGGAACGCGAGATCCCAGCGGGTGACCCTGCGGAGCTCGAAGCGTTCGTACGCGACCTTCCCGCTTCGACCGAAGCGTGGCGAGGAATCTGGTGA